CGGACTAGCAACCACCGCCAGCCGACAAATATTAGAATAAACACACCCCAGATCCAATTGATGCGCCATTCATGGATCTGCAAACCTGCTGCTACCAGGAAGAAACCAACGATAGACGCGATCGGAGTTGCTAAGACAATCCACTGCCACAGCTTTAATCGCACCATTGCCCCTGCCTAGATGAAACTTCTGTACAAAGTCTATCGTTTTAGTTTAGGAGACAAGGGGGACAAGGAGGACAAGGAGGACAAGGGGACAAGGGGGACAAGGAAGCAGGGGAGCAGGTGAGCTTTGTGTGCAGGTGGGCTTCAGGTGCAACAACCAGCAACCACCCATTACCCATTACCCATTACCTGCAATAAATTCATAGTATTTTATACCCACAGAGACATGAGGAGTTAAAATTTAAAAACTAGGAGTGCAAAGGCAAGATCTGAAGCAAACAGAAATAGACAATGTTCTTTTTACTACCAAGCTCTTAGCCTCAAGCTTCTAACTTCTACCACGTGAGTGTAGACAACATCTCAACCAAGCATTTATACTTTAGCCTCGATTTGAAACAAGAAGTGGCGAGGAGGGAACTATCGCTGAGACACTAAATCTAACTGTTAGCCTGAGAGGAACTCGTGAGGTTCGGAGTAATTATCAGTTATTCCGGTTGACGGGTTTGCTTGATGCCTTTTCAGAACCAACCTTTCGCAAGGTACTCGGCAAGTATGTTGAAGAGGGACCAAAGCACATCATATTGGATTTGTCCCAAATTGATTTTGTCGATAGTTCTGGAATTGGCGCTTTGGTGCATTTGAAGAAGCAGACTGAAACTAACGGTGGGACTTCACAAATTGTCACCAATGCCCGCGTAACTCAAACAGTCAAGACAGTTAACCTAGAGCAATATTTAGGTTTACGACCGACTGTTGAAGCAGCTTTAGAAAATATTCAAGCATCTTGAGCGATCGCAGGCACTCTAACTTTAGCTATCCGGTTTTGCAATCTGGATAGCTTAATTTTTTGATATAAAAAACTTATCATAGGTTCAACCCCCTGAAATTGGGGATCGATCATAATAATGTAGTCACCGATCGCTGATGGCTGAAATTGGTAATTGGTAGTTGGTAGTTGGAGAGTAGCTTGTGTATTGAGTAGATTCTTGTTTCGGTCTAGCTACCAGCCACCGGTCACTGATAACTGACAACTGATAACTGACTGTTGAGGGGAGAATCCAAACGGAGTGGAACCGAAGGAGGACAATTTATTCGACGGCTCAGCTCGGGAAGCTCAGACAGATGTAGTCACTCAGTTGGAGTTGCTACCCAGTTGGTTGGCGATCGCTCCTGGGCAGCTACAACAACTCTCACCTATGGCTTTAGCATATTTGGGCGATGCGGTTTACGAGCTGTATGTGAGGAGCCACTTTTTACTACCCCACAAGCGATCGCAGGCTTACCACAACCTTGTCGTTGCTCAGGTTAGAGCCGAGGCACAGGCTTCGCACTTACGATATCTCACTCCATATCTCAATCAAGCTGAATTAGAAATCGTGCGTCGGGGACGCAATGCTACTGTAGGACGACCGCGTCGCGCCGCACCAGAAGTTTATCAACAAGCAACGAGTTTAGAAGCTCTCGTAGGCTATCTTTATTTAAGCGATCGCCAGCGCTTGTATCAACTCTTGGAGCAGCTACCATTAGCTCCTACAGAAACATTAAACTCCCCTAGTGTAAATAAAAATGAATACTAAGGCTATTAACAATAAGAAAAATTTATGGCAGAACCACCCAAATTAAAAGCCAAATCTAACCCTTCTGGAAAACCGCAACGTGGCAAACCAGAGCGTTATACAGGCAAGCGTGCCGATCTCAAACATAATGCCACTAAACAAGATGGGGAAAAACGTCATGTGGCAGGAAAGAAAGATTTCTCTCGACCAGTCTTAGCTAGTCCTACCTACAATACAGAACGCGACAAGACAGATCGTTTCTCGTCCCAAATTCCAGCTTCCACATCAGAAGAAGAGAGCGATCTAATTTACGGTCGCCATCCCGTGCTGACAGCTTTGGAAACCCAACGACAGCTCAATCGGCTTTGGGTTACTGCTCGTCTGCGTTACGATCATCGCTTTCATTCTCTGCTCCAACAGGCAAAGGAGAATGGTACGGTCATTGATGAGGTTGAACCCAAACGCCTAGACCAAATTACCCATCACGCCAATCATCAAGGGATCGCCGCTCAAGTAGCTCCCTACGATTATTTGGAATTAGGAGGGCTAATTGACAAAGCGAAATCGACTTCTCAGCAACCCGTAATTGTTGCTGCCGATGGTATTACCGATCCTCACAACTTAGGAGCAATTATCCGTACCGCTGAGGCAATCGGAGCGCAAGGCTTAGTCATCCCTCAACGCAGAGCTGTTGGGATCACGTCTACGGTGATGAAAGTCGCAGCGGGTGCTTTAGAAACATTCTCTGTCGCCAGAGTCATTAACTTTAGCCGCGCTTTAGAAGAATTAAAAGCAGCTGGTTTCTGGGTTTACGGTACGGCATTAGAAGCGGAACAATCGATACAGACAGTTAAATTTAGTGGTCCTATTGTGCTAGTAGTTGGCTCGGAAGGGGAAGGATTGAGTTTGAGCGCTCAGCGCTGCTGCGATCTGTTGGTATCGATTCCCTTGTCAGGCAATACACCGAGTTTGAACGCTTCTGTCGCAACTGGTATGGCACTTTACGAAATTTTTCGCCAACGCTGGCAAAATGTAAATTATGTCAACATGGGTACAAAAAAAGATAAATTAGAAAACTAGCGATGAAATCTTTTTTACGAAATGTGACAATAGTTTACGATTTGTTTTGTTAGCCCGAATCCTTTACCACAAGCTGATAGGAAAAAAAGACATGAACCCAATTTGGAATCACACTAAAGAAAATCTGATTAGCTTCTTCCATAACTTCGGTTGGGCATGGTGGGTAGAAATTGATACCCAAAATCCCCGTTGTACTTACTACTTCGGTCCTTTTCTCAGCGCCAAAGAAGCGGCAGCTGCCCAGCGTGGTTACATAGAGGATTTGGAGCATGAAGGAGCGCAAGGGATTGCAGTCGAGATCAAACGCTGTAAACCCTCTCGGTTAACGATCGCCGATGATATAGGAGAAAGATCGGAACCGCAAATCAAGCCAATTCTCAGCAGTCAAGTGTAATTCTGAGAAAAGGCAAAAGGCAAAATTCAAAAGGCAAAAGTCAAAAGTCAGGAATCAGGAGTTGTTTAGTCTCCCCTGCTCCTCTGCTCCTCTCCTGCTTCAAGGCTTGATTTCCAGCCTTGCTGTGGCTGTTTTGGGGTAATAGTGCGCCAGAATTTGCAGGTAGTTGTAGCCTTGTGCTGCCAGTCGATAGGCTCCTGTTTGGCTCATACCTTTGCCACCATGAGCTTTTTGAACGATCTCATCTGTCGCAGCGTAAAGCGATTCGACTACGCCGCCTTGATAGCTAATAATCTGCCCAGCAGTATCTTTGACAGCTTTTTGTGTAGTGTTGTACTCGCTGTTCATCCCTTTGTAAACTTGCCAGCGCTGGGTATTCCCGAGATTAAACCAGGAATTTGCCGGACGTACCATGTGAACCAAAGCATAGGAGCGAGCGGCGACGGCTTGAGCTTTAAGAGCTTCAGTAGGGGCGGAAGCGTGCATTTCGCTACCGACAACGCTGGCAAGATAATGCTCTAAATCGACATAGTTAACCGCGAGTAGCTTCTGTTGTCGAGCAACGAGCAGGAGTTTGCCTCTATACCAGCGATCGCCTACGTATACCACGCCTCCTTTTTGGGGGTAAATCCAGACCGCATTGGGTAATTGGGCATTGCCAATTGTAATCCGATCTGAGTCGCTAGGCTGTGCTGTAAAAGCTTGTCCGTTGGGCAGTTGCCGTAAGACTTTGCCGTTTGTTTCTACAACTTGGGCGGGAGTTGAGGAGCCAACAATTAGAGAATCTGCATCTTGAGCGATCGCCACGCGAATTTCTAAGCTTGGCGCAGCATATTGTGTTTTTTTGGCTACAGGCTGCCGTTTTCGTTTAATTTTTTGAGGTTGCTGTTTGTTCGTTTTATTGAGCGTTGGTGGCTGAGCTTTTGGTAGCTTGCTTTGCTCCTCCCGCCTAGCTTCTGCCTCCCATTGAGCGACACTAGAAACGTTATTCGCAACATTATTGTCAGATGGAGTCTCAGGAGATGGATCTGTTGCCGTAGTAGAAGTCGGAGAGAAAGATTGACTGAATAAAGGTAAAAGCAGAGGTACAGACGCGATCGGGATCAGCAACATCCCTAAATTTCCAATAACTTTGAATCCTCTATTTTGTCGGTCGAATCTACTCATATAGCTTTGCGTTTAGCTTTACGTTCATCAGTCGCGATTGTCAACCCGCCGAACCATCTGACGGTAGCACAGCAGAACTAAGTCATTTTAGCCGAATCAGCGATCGGTGACCAGTTTTCAGGGAGCGCACGAGCAGGAGAGCTTTAGGTGCAACAACCGTCAACTACCAACTACCAACACCCCACAACGCCAGTTGCTCATGGGGGGCGACGAAGTCCGCGATAGCGCCACCCCCAAGACCGCACTGGCTCCCCCACACCCTATTCCTCAGCGCACTACACATCACTCATGGTTTTCCTGTTACGCTAGAGCTATGCTAATGACTGCTGAGCTGCTGCTACAATACCAACGTTGTAATCGTCGCCCATTTCTCGATCGCCACGGAGATTTGGCACTTAAAGATGCTCCTAGCGAACTGTTGCTGAAGTTACAACAGGACAAGTTCGAGCATAGACAAAGCATGATGGCAGAACGGATTTATCAGCAACCTCAGTATTCTAAAGAGGATTGGCAAGCAGGAGCAACAGCAACTTGGCAGTTAATGCAACAGGGTGTAGAGCAGATTTATCGAGGAGTGATAATCGCCCGCACTTCAGAAGATGTAACGCTGCTCAGCCGTCCCGATTTGTTAATTAAACAACCAGGGCAATCGATTTTTGGAAATTGGATGTATATTCCAGCCCAAATTGAATTAGGTAAGCGCCCCAAACTAGAATACCAAGTTGTAGCTGCTTTTCACGGACAGGCGTTGGGCATGGTGCAGGAGACTACACCAGATCGAGCCTGGTTACTCTTGCGCCGGAAAGAGATGTATGAGGTAAGTTTAGCCAGAGTACTGCCGCAGATGCAGCAGATTTTTGCCGAGTGCGTCCAAACATTAGCAGCACCTCAAGCACCAGAAGTCTTTATTTCTCGCCAGCGATGCAGTTTATGCCGTTGGTATAGTTATTGCTCTGGCGTTGCTAGATCTCAACAACATTTGTCTTTACTGCCTGGGGTGACACCCAATCGTTATAAAGAGTTACAGGCGATCGATCTTGTCACGCTAGAATCTTTAGCTAAGGCTAACTCATCTGACTTAGCAAGCTTACGAGGTTTTGACAAAAAAATAGCTCATCATTTAGTATTGCAAGCGCAGTCAGTCTTGGAAAATCGCCCGATTTCGCTTTTAAGGGAGCAGGGAACAGGGAGCAGGGAGCAGGGGGACAAGGGGGACAAGGGAGATAGGGAGACAAGGGAGCAACTACCAATTACCAATTACCCATTACCAAATCCCATTGAAATCTACTTTGATATTGAGGCACAGCCAGATCTAAATCTTGATTACATGTTAGGAGTGTTGGTGGTCGATCGCCTGAAGCAAACGGAAACTTTTCATTCTTTACTAGCAGAAACACAGTCAGATGAAAGCACGATTTGGCAACAATTTTTAGACATCGTTGGGCGCTATCCACAAGCGCCCATTTTTCATTTTTTCTCGTATGAAGTCGAGACAATTAGACGCTTGGCTCAACTTTATCGGACACCAGCAGAACAAGTTAGATCGATCGTCGATCGCTGTGTTGATATTTACGAGCAGATCGCCCAAACTGTGGTGCTACCAATTGAAAGTTATGCTCTCAAAGCGATCGCCCGTTGGATTGGGTTTGAATGGCGCGATCCTCAAGCGCACGGTTCGCAGTGTATTTATTGGTACGATCGCTGGTTAGCAACAGGCGATCGCTCTTTTCTCGAAGCAATTGAACGTTATAACGAAGATGATTGTCGCGCGACTCGTCTGGTAAAAGATTGGTTAGAAACTTTCATCAAGCGGGAATTAGAAACGGATTTAGATCGAGTTTCTTTAGTATCTTAGCTGGCGTTTCTATTCCTGATTTCAAGCTGCAAAACCATTGTCCTGTACGTCGTTAGTTTGTTGCGGTTGCAGTTGAAATTTTTGCTGTTGTCGAGCGTGGCTTGATGTCAAGTAACGATTTAAGATGCGATCGAGAGGAACGAGAATTTTTTCTAGCCAGTGGCTTTTGATCCCAAAGGTGAGGCGGTGGCTGAGGGGATGAACGATTGTCCATCGCCGCCGCCAACCTAATTGTTTGTATTTTTGGAGAAAGTAAGCATCTTCAGCTAAATTCCACTTGTCACGCAAGCGATGCAAACTCGCTAATGTCCATGCATCACTCCAACGCAGCATATAAAAGTGTAAGTCCGTCCATTCTAAGGGTGGTCCTGGTACGTAAGTGACAAGGCTGCTGGGTTCAAAATAGACTTTACCTCCCGCCTCCCTGACACTCATGCAAAAGTCTAAATGTTCTTTCGTGTTCAGCATGGCTTCATCTAACAAAGCAATGCGGGAAAAGATCTCTGTACGCACGAGAACGCAGTGAAATTCTGCTAATTCAGTTTCGTTACGGTGTAGGCGATCGCGGACTTCTACGACTCGTTTTCCCTGCTTGTACATCTTTTCTCGCAACCTGCGTCTGGGAGTTGCTTTATTTTTGTCAACCCAAATATGAGATTCGCCACCTGCAAAGTGGACGATTTCATGTATTGGTAAATCCTGACACATCAATGGTCCAACGACTGTAGCTTGTGTTTCTTCAGCACACCGCACTAAATTTTCTAGCCAACCAGGGGAAACAACCACATCATTGTCAGCGAATACAACATATGGAGTATCCACTTGACGCAAGCCTATATTTCTAGCTTGATTGGGAGAAAGATAGTAATCTGTTCTGATAATTTGAAAGTTTCTAACTCGCGCTTGTTCCTCTAAATATTGGCGTACTTTTATAGGAGAGTTGCCATCAATGTAAACTAATTTAAAAGGAATTTGCGTATGTTCGTAGATACTTTCTAAAGACTCTTTAGTATAACTAAAACGTTCGCGAGGAGTTACTACAATGGTAACTTTGGGTAAATTCATATTTGCCATTTGTTGTTTGTCGTTTGTCATTTGTGAATAGCTAGTCGCTAGCCACTAGTGACTAGTCACTAGTCACTACTCACTTTCTGATAAATATCGACGAGTTCGTCGTTAAGGTTTTGCATATTAAAATATTTTTCTACTCGTTCGCGACCAGCTGCACCTATAATATTCCAGATTTCTGGATGTGCGATTAAATATTGTAACTTTGATGCGATCGCCTCTGCATCTCTTTCTGGAACTAGAAACCCAGAAACACAATCTTCTACAAGCTCTGGAATTCCTCCGTGATAGGTGCTAATGACTGGTAAGCCGATCGCCATTGCTTCTTTTAAGACATTAACAGGAGCATCTTGATTGCCATCGCGTGCTGTAATACTGGGAGCAATAAATATGTGAGATGCTTGCAAAACTTCAATAATTTCCTGTCGATTTTTTTTACCTAATAGATGTACGATATTATTTAAATCTAGTTCTTGGATTAGTTGTTCTAGTTCTGTTTGTAAAGAACCGCAACCAACGATTTTATACTCTAGATTAGGGCAAGATTTTACTATTTTCGCTACTGCGCGAATGCTGTATTCAATTCCTTTCTTTTCTACTAAACGCCCAATGGTAGCAATACATATTTTCTGATGAGAATGACGATAGCGGGGTGTATATTGGAAACGATCGCAATCAATTCCTGAGTAGTGAACGCAAATTTTTTTTTCGTCACAACCGAGTTTGAGGAGACGACGTTTAAAAAAGTCGCAATTTGGCAGAAAGAGATCGGCTTCTACAAAGGTACGATCGTAAATGCGATCGCCATGTTCTTGAATGAATTGGCTGATATCGTAACCGCGAAACGATACGACTAATTTGGCTTGAGGAGCATTAATTGTCCGAAATAGCATACCCCAAAAACTTAAAGTTCCAAACTGACAGTGAACGATATCATATGCTCCTTTATCTGCACCAGCGATCGCGGCATAAAATAATCGTAAAGAAGTTGCCGATTTGCCATACTTGAAACCATTAAGCGATCGCAGTAATTTTCTAGGTGCTTTCGTAAAATTTATACTCAGTAAACCAATTGCTTTGAGCGATCGCTTCAGAAAGTTTTGGGGAATCTCTGGTAGATAATAAGTGCGTTCCAATAAACAATATTTTTCGACATCGGGATGTACTTTATTCAAATCACCTGGAGTACAAGTATATATGTCTACTTGATGTCCGCGTTCTAGGAGTCCGGTAATTTGGTTAAGAATAAAGGTTTCTGAAAGTAAAGGAAAGTGATTGACAATAAATGCTACTTTTAGCATAGAGGTCGAGCGGGTATTTTAAGATAAAATTCTTGGTTCTGTCTATAGAAGATTGATGCTAATGAAGCAATCGGGAACTACGAGTTAGGGGGAGAATAAACGGATTTCTTATATTTTTTACCAAATTGCAGGAGCAATTGTATAATCTCACAAGTT
This window of the Chroococcidiopsis thermalis PCC 7203 genome carries:
- a CDS encoding STAS domain-containing protein — protein: MAETLNLTVSLRGTREVRSNYQLFRLTGLLDAFSEPTFRKVLGKYVEEGPKHIILDLSQIDFVDSSGIGALVHLKKQTETNGGTSQIVTNARVTQTVKTVNLEQYLGLRPTVEAALENIQAS
- a CDS encoding Mini-ribonuclease 3; amino-acid sequence: MEPKEDNLFDGSAREAQTDVVTQLELLPSWLAIAPGQLQQLSPMALAYLGDAVYELYVRSHFLLPHKRSQAYHNLVVAQVRAEAQASHLRYLTPYLNQAELEIVRRGRNATVGRPRRAAPEVYQQATSLEALVGYLYLSDRQRLYQLLEQLPLAPTETLNSPSVNKNEY
- the rlmB gene encoding 23S rRNA (guanosine(2251)-2'-O)-methyltransferase RlmB is translated as MAEPPKLKAKSNPSGKPQRGKPERYTGKRADLKHNATKQDGEKRHVAGKKDFSRPVLASPTYNTERDKTDRFSSQIPASTSEEESDLIYGRHPVLTALETQRQLNRLWVTARLRYDHRFHSLLQQAKENGTVIDEVEPKRLDQITHHANHQGIAAQVAPYDYLELGGLIDKAKSTSQQPVIVAADGITDPHNLGAIIRTAEAIGAQGLVIPQRRAVGITSTVMKVAAGALETFSVARVINFSRALEELKAAGFWVYGTALEAEQSIQTVKFSGPIVLVVGSEGEGLSLSAQRCCDLLVSIPLSGNTPSLNASVATGMALYEIFRQRWQNVNYVNMGTKKDKLEN
- a CDS encoding DUF1816 domain-containing protein — translated: MNPIWNHTKENLISFFHNFGWAWWVEIDTQNPRCTYYFGPFLSAKEAAAAQRGYIEDLEHEGAQGIAVEIKRCKPSRLTIADDIGERSEPQIKPILSSQV
- a CDS encoding SpoIID/LytB domain-containing protein — its product is MSRFDRQNRGFKVIGNLGMLLIPIASVPLLLPLFSQSFSPTSTTATDPSPETPSDNNVANNVSSVAQWEAEARREEQSKLPKAQPPTLNKTNKQQPQKIKRKRQPVAKKTQYAAPSLEIRVAIAQDADSLIVGSSTPAQVVETNGKVLRQLPNGQAFTAQPSDSDRITIGNAQLPNAVWIYPQKGGVVYVGDRWYRGKLLLVARQQKLLAVNYVDLEHYLASVVGSEMHASAPTEALKAQAVAARSYALVHMVRPANSWFNLGNTQRWQVYKGMNSEYNTTQKAVKDTAGQIISYQGGVVESLYAATDEIVQKAHGGKGMSQTGAYRLAAQGYNYLQILAHYYPKTATARLEIKP
- a CDS encoding TM0106 family RecB-like putative nuclease, whose translation is MLMTAELLLQYQRCNRRPFLDRHGDLALKDAPSELLLKLQQDKFEHRQSMMAERIYQQPQYSKEDWQAGATATWQLMQQGVEQIYRGVIIARTSEDVTLLSRPDLLIKQPGQSIFGNWMYIPAQIELGKRPKLEYQVVAAFHGQALGMVQETTPDRAWLLLRRKEMYEVSLARVLPQMQQIFAECVQTLAAPQAPEVFISRQRCSLCRWYSYCSGVARSQQHLSLLPGVTPNRYKELQAIDLVTLESLAKANSSDLASLRGFDKKIAHHLVLQAQSVLENRPISLLREQGTGSREQGDKGDKGDRETREQLPITNYPLPNPIEIYFDIEAQPDLNLDYMLGVLVVDRLKQTETFHSLLAETQSDESTIWQQFLDIVGRYPQAPIFHFFSYEVETIRRLAQLYRTPAEQVRSIVDRCVDIYEQIAQTVVLPIESYALKAIARWIGFEWRDPQAHGSQCIYWYDRWLATGDRSFLEAIERYNEDDCRATRLVKDWLETFIKRELETDLDRVSLVS
- a CDS encoding glycosyltransferase; amino-acid sequence: MNLPKVTIVVTPRERFSYTKESLESIYEHTQIPFKLVYIDGNSPIKVRQYLEEQARVRNFQIIRTDYYLSPNQARNIGLRQVDTPYVVFADNDVVVSPGWLENLVRCAEETQATVVGPLMCQDLPIHEIVHFAGGESHIWVDKNKATPRRRLREKMYKQGKRVVEVRDRLHRNETELAEFHCVLVRTEIFSRIALLDEAMLNTKEHLDFCMSVREAGGKVYFEPSSLVTYVPGPPLEWTDLHFYMLRWSDAWTLASLHRLRDKWNLAEDAYFLQKYKQLGWRRRWTIVHPLSHRLTFGIKSHWLEKILVPLDRILNRYLTSSHARQQQKFQLQPQQTNDVQDNGFAA
- a CDS encoding glycosyltransferase, which translates into the protein MLKVAFIVNHFPLLSETFILNQITGLLERGHQVDIYTCTPGDLNKVHPDVEKYCLLERTYYLPEIPQNFLKRSLKAIGLLSINFTKAPRKLLRSLNGFKYGKSATSLRLFYAAIAGADKGAYDIVHCQFGTLSFWGMLFRTINAPQAKLVVSFRGYDISQFIQEHGDRIYDRTFVEADLFLPNCDFFKRRLLKLGCDEKKICVHYSGIDCDRFQYTPRYRHSHQKICIATIGRLVEKKGIEYSIRAVAKIVKSCPNLEYKIVGCGSLQTELEQLIQELDLNNIVHLLGKKNRQEIIEVLQASHIFIAPSITARDGNQDAPVNVLKEAMAIGLPVISTYHGGIPELVEDCVSGFLVPERDAEAIASKLQYLIAHPEIWNIIGAAGRERVEKYFNMQNLNDELVDIYQKVSSD